From the genome of Brassica oleracea var. oleracea cultivar TO1000 chromosome C4, BOL, whole genome shotgun sequence:
AGAGTTTTTTGATTGGATAACACACAGTGTTAAATTTCCAGACGGTGATGCATCAAGTTTGCGTAATTGTGTTGACAAAAGTGAAGAGAAGTTTATTGGCTTGAAGAGCCATGATTGTCATGTAATGATGCAGCGCCTCCTTCCTTTTGCGTTTTTCGCACTATTGCCACGAAATGTCCACGAAGCAATCGCAAGTACTTTAAAATTTAACATAGTTAAATTAATTGTCATATTATTTTTTAGTGCTTATATATATATATATATGCTTATGGAATTTGTTTTCTTCGTGTATGTAGGGATAAGTGCTTTCTTCCGTGATTTATGCTCGAGATCACTCACATCAGATGGTATCCGCAATTTGGAAGTTAAAATACCGGTGATCCTATGCAACCTCGAGAAGATATTTCCTCCATCATTTTTTGATGTTATGGAGCATCTTGCTATTCATCTTGCGAGAGAAGCGGCACTCGGTGGTCCCGTGCAGTACAGGTGGATGTATTTGTACGAACGGTTTATGTTTCATCTGAAGAAGAAGGTCAAGAATTTAAGCAAGGTGGAGGGATCAATAGTGGCTCAGTGCATCAATGAGGAAACCTCAAACTTTGCTGAATACTACTTTCCATCAGAAGTTCGAACAAAAAGTCGAAGACCTGCACGGCATGATGATAGAGGTGAAAGGGCAACTTATTATGTTTATGTGCCAAACATGTTTACACAAATTGGACGACATAGTGGAAAGTCAACGGACCGGATACTTACCGTAGCTGAGCATGCTCATTTGCACACATATTTGCTTACAAACTGCGAAGACATTCTTGAATATGAGAGGTACATAGATTTAAAAATATGAATTATTTGCAATATTTTTGAAACATATCTAACATTTTTGTGTTTTTTACAGTATTTACTTGGCAGAGATGCGCTTAAAGTACCCGGATGCGACAGAAGAACAACTCGAACAACTCAAGCAAAACAACTTTGCAACATGGCTTTCTGATTATGTAAGTGTCTAATCAGTAATTAGTGGTAACTAACCGTTTTACTTATTATCTTTTAATGAACGAAAACATTTTTTTTTGTTTTTATAGGTAAGCCATTGTTTAGCTATTGGGCACCCACCTAATTATTTGCTTACAAACTGTGAAGACATTCTTGAATATGAGAGGTACATAGATTTAAAACTATGAATTATTTGCAATATTTTTGAAACATATCTAACATTTTTGTGTTTTTTACAGTATTTACTTGGCAGAGATGCGCTAAAAGTACCCGGATGCGACCGAAGAACAACTCGAACAACTCAAGCAAANNNNNNNNNNNNNNNNNNNNNNNNNNNNNNNNNNNNNNNNNNNNNNNNNNNNNNNNNNNNNNNNNNNNNNNNNNNNNNNNTATTATCTTTTAATGAACGAAAACAGTTTTTTTTGTTTTTATAGGTAAGCCATTGTTTAGCTACTGGGAACCCACCTAAAGATTGGTTACGTGAGATAGTTTGTGGTCCAAAGTTTGTTGCAAAGTCATATCCGAGATATTGCACACGAGGATATGCATTCAGAGTTCTTAAGGAAAATACTGTAAGGAGAACAATTGATTGTGGGGTTTCTTCGTCATCCGGAGACGATGTCTACTACGGTAACGTACGCGAGATTTTGGAAATTCAGTACCCGGGAATGATTGGCATGAGATGTATTGTCTTCAACTGTGAGTGGTACGACAACGTTGTTGGTCGCGGAGTAAGCACTGACGCATTCGGTGTTACATCTGTACATTCGCGACGACGACTGGATTTTTACGATCCATTCATTCTTGCTTCACAAGCTGACCAGGTATGTATGTTGAAATATATTTTCCATCGGAAGTAATCATATATAATTACTTCGACTTATATAATTTATAATTTTTCAGGTTTGCTATATTCGTTATCCGCGGATTAGGCAAAGGAACGATCCTTGGATCGTTGTCATGTCAATAAATCCCAGAAGCCGAGTACAAGGAGTATTTGATCCACTACAACAACAATTAACCGAAGAGGACGGCGAGATTGGAGAGTTTGACGAAGACAATTCAGATTCATCATGTTCATCATCAGATAATTCCTCAGATGGAGAGTAGATACTCTTTTATGAATGTATATGCAAATTACTTTTAAACATTGTAGATTTCTTCTAAAAACAAATTATGGGTTTGAAACGTTGTATACTTTTAAATTACAAAAAATAAATTAGATTTGTTGATTCTAAAATCGAACGGTTTTGATTGATTGATTATATACGGTTTTGATTCAAAGTTAAAAAAAAATCAAACTGAAACTCTAAATTGATAATGTCCGTCGGTTTTCCGTCGGAATTTACCGACGCATTTCCGACGAAACCCTAGAATTTGAGGGTTTCGTCGGAAATGCATCGGTAAATACCGACGGAATACCGACGAACCCCTAGAATTTGAGGGGTTCATCGGTATTCCGTCGGTATTTACCGACGTATTTCCGACGAACACCTAGAATTTGAGGGGTTCGTCGGAAATATGTCGGTAAATACCGACGGACATTATCAATTTAGAGTTTCAGTTTGATTTTTGTTTTACAAATCTCACCATTGTATTCTCACAGTTTAAAAACTTTGAACATGACATATNNNNNNNNNNNNNNNNNNNNNNNNNNNNNNNNNNNNNNNNNNNNNNNNNNNNNNNNNNNNNNNNNNNNNNNNNNNNNNNNNNNNNNNNNNNNNNNNNNNNNNNNNNNNNNNNNNNNNNNNNNNNNNNNNNNNNNNNNNNNNNNNNNNNNNNNNNNNNNNNNNNNNNNNNNNNNNNNNNNNNNNNNNNNNNNNNNNNNNNNNNNNNNNNNNNNNNNNNNNNNNNNNNNNNNNNNNNNNNNNNNNNNNNNNNNNNNNNNNNNNNNNNNNNNNNNNNNNNNNNNNNNNNNNNNNNNNNNNNNNNNNNNNNNNNNNNNNNNNNNNNNNNNNNNNNNNNNNNNNNNNNNNNNNNNNNNNNNNNNNNNNNNNNNNNNNNNNNNNNNNNNNNNNNNNNNNNNNNNNNNNNNNNNNNNNNNNNNNNNNNNNNNNNNNNNNNNNNNNNNNNNNNNNNNNNNNNNNNNNNNNNNNNNNNNNNNNNNNNNNNNNNNNNNNNNNNNNNNNNNNNNNNNNNNNNNNNNNNNNNNNNNNNNNNNNNNNNNNNNNNNNNNNNNNNNNNNNNNNNNNNNNNNNNNNNNNNNNNNNNNNNNNNNNNNNNNNNNNNNNNNNNNNNNNNNNNNNNNNNNNNNNNNNNNNNNNNNNNNNNNNNNNNNNNNNNNNNNNNNNNNNNNNNNNNNNNNNNNNNNNNNNNNNNNNNNNNNNNNNNNNNNNNNNNNNNNNNNNNNNNNNNNNNNNNNNNNNNNNNNNNNNNNNNNNNNNNNNNNNNNNNNNNNNNNNNNNNNNNNNNNNNNNNNNNNNNNNNNNNNNNNNNNNNNNNNNNNNNNNNNNNNNNNNNNNNNNNNNNNNNNNNNNNNNNNNNNNNNNNNNNNNNNNNNNNNNNNNNNNNNNNNNNNNNNNNNNNNNNNNNNNNNNNNNNNNNNNNNNNNNNNNNNNNNNNNNNNNNNNNNNNNNNNNNNNNNNNNNNNNNNNNNNNNNNNNNNNNNNNNNNNNNNNNNNNNNNNNNNNNNNNNNNNNNNNNNNNNNNNNNNNNNNNNNNNNNNNNNNNNNNNNNNNNNNNNNNNNNNNNNNNNNNNNNNNNNNNNNNNNNNNNNNNNNNNNNNNNNNNNNNNNNNNNNNNNNNNNNNNNNNNNNNNNNNNNNNNNNNNNNNNNNNNNNNNNNNNNNNNNNNNNNNNNNNNNNNNNNNNNNNNNNNNNNNNNNNNNNNNNNNNNNNNNNNNNNNNNNNNNNNNNNNNNNNNNNNNNNNNNNNNNNNNNNNNNNNNNNNNNNNNNNNNNNNNNNNNNNNNNNNNNNNNNNNNNNNNNNNNNNNNNNNNNNNNNNNNNNNNNNNNNNNNNNNNNNNNNNNNNNNNNNNNNNNNNNNNNNNNNNNNNNNNNNNNNNNNNNNNNNNNNNNNNNNNNNNNNNNNNNNNNNNNNNNNNNNNNNNNNNNNNNNNNNNNNNNNNNNNNNNNNNNNNNNNNNNNNNNNNNNNNNNNNNNNNNNNNNNNNNNNNNNNNNNNNNNNNNNNNNNNNNNNNNNNNNNNNNNNNNNNNNNNNNNNNNNNNNNNNNNNNNNNNNNNNNNNNNNNNNNNNNNNNNNNNNNNNNNNNNNNNNNNNNNNNNNNNNNNNNNNNNNNNNNNNNNNNNNNNNNNNNNNNNNNNNNNNNNNNNNNNNNNNNNNNNNNNNNNNNNNNNNNNNNNNNNNNNNNNNNNNNNNNNNNNNNNNNNNNNNNNNNNNNNNNNNNNNNNNNNNNNNNNNNNNNNNNNNNNNNNNNNNNNNNNNNNNNNNNNNNNNNNNNNNNNNNNNNNNNNNNNNNNNNNNNNNNNNNNNNNNNNNNNNNNNNNNNNNNNNNNNNNNNNNNNNNNNNNNNNNNNNNNNNNNNNNNNNNNNNNNNNNNNNNNNNNNNNNNNNNNNNNNNNNNNNNNNNNNNNNNNNNNNNNNNNNNNNNNNNNNNNNNNNNNNNNNNNNNNNNNNNNNNNNNNNNNNNNNNNNTTTTTATTACTTTTTATAACTTTAATGTATAATAATGTTGAATTTATATATCTATAATGTTTTTAAATTCTAAATTATCAATTTTTTCCTGAAATTAAATTAAGAATTATAAAAATTGTTTTTTTAATTAAAAAAGTATCCGTCGGAATTTCTACATTTTTCCGACGAATAAGATCCATCGATATTTTCATGATATTCAGACGGAATAAAGTCGTCGGTTTTATTTTCAGTTACCAACGGACTTTTTTCGTCGGTATTTTCTGAATATTCCGATGAACACCCTTTGTCGGTATTTTCTGAAATTCCGACGAATTATCTTCGTCGGTATTCTCTATAAATACAGACGGATATGCATCGTCGGAAATTTTAGATAAAAACCGATGGAATACGTTCGTCGGTATTTGCCGACGAAATATGTTCGTCGGTATTTACCGACAAATTTCCGACGAATATCGGTATACCGACGAGATGGTACCGACGGACATTTTTCGTCGGTATTCCATCGGTATGCGGCTTTCCCGACGAGATTATGACGGATTTGTCCATCGGTATCGCGCAGTTTTCTTGTAGTGTAGTCATTAGGTTCGATGCAAAAGCATATTCATTTCTCTTTGAATTTTTATTTTCAAAGAAAGGCATTAGTCTAACTGAAAGAAATTAAGAATGAAATTCAACCCGGTGCATCTGAAAGTTTTAAGCATAGTGTTGGTTTTTGCCTTTGTATTCTTGTACCAACACCATGTGCACTGATTGCATAAAACATACAGGGATTTTTGCAGTTAAAACGAGAAAACATGCGTAGGATTAATTAATAAATTTAATATTATTAACCTGATCTATGCATCTTATTTATCACTAGCCATGAGGAATTATTGTAGTCGAAAACTTATAATCATGGAAGCGTTTTCACAATTTTGAACAAGTGAGAATAGGCATGTAACATGCGATTTCATTCATATCTTCCCAATTTTTATTACGAAAAAAATTGATGAACAATTCCCTCTAGTATCTACATCTTGAACATCAAAAGTATAAAAAGAAAACCAAAAAGATTGGATTCATTCCAACAAAATATGAAGAATAATTATCATATAAGCGTTCGCACTTATATATGAGAATCAGACTCATTTGTATGACTGTACGTTGTCTTCTTGGTTTTCATCACGAGGGATATGCAAGAATCATGTTTCTTGTGAGACAAGGCGATTCCTTCCAAGCTTTAGCGTGCAACTTAAGCAACTCCTTTGCTTTCTCTTTAGTCTTGCTTCCACAGCTAACCTGAAGCACAAGACACAACTTACCTACGACCCCCAACTGTAACATCTCGTTTAGCAAAGCCGGCGTCGCACAGAACCTCCCAACCGAAAACAAAACCCTAACAGCTCTATCGCTTGCTGTCTGAGAAATTCTAAGTATCTTCTTGCACACCACTGCTATAGCTGCTCCGTGGTTCAAAAACTCGGCTCTTCCTTCCGCACACTGACACAATAAATCAAGAACCACCATGGCCATCTCTGGACCTCTCCTATCTGATGAGAAGCTCTCGTCCATGAGAAGCTCTATTATCATAGAGATCACTCCAGCTTCCACGGCCTTGTGTCTGTTCCTTCCCCATGGACATACGTTCACCAATATATGCAACGCAGATTTTGTCGCCTTGTGAGAGATCCGGTCGTCCAAGATCTGCACGACCTCGGTGAAAACCGCTGGCTTCAAAGTCATGATCTGCATTGGATCCGCTACTTCAAGAATGTTTTTTAGAAGCAAAGTCGCATAGGCTCTTGACTCGTATATCCCTCGTTGCATGATCTTCATCAACGAGTTTACAATATCGTTACCTTTCTTGCTGTTTAAAAGATTCTTGAGACCTGTCTCTGAAGTGTCAAGATGGTAGAGTAAGCTGAGGGCTTCGTCGGTCAAAATCATCGAAGAGTCTTTATTGCTTACGACGGTGGCCAAGAACTCAGGTACTCCTGCCGCCTCCAAACAACGCTTGTTGCTAGCGTTCTCGGAAACGATATGACGAAGTCTTTTGAGACACTTGGCTAGGTTTTGATGAGAAGAGGCTGAATCTTTTAAGAGTTTTTCGATCTCAGATTTAGAGATAGGAGGTCTTGGGGTGGGGATCCTCTCTACGCCGTGGGATGCGTTTAAAGTGCACCAAGATTGGATCAGACGGCGAAGAGTGTGGTTCGGGGTGAGATCTGCGTCGGTTATGTCTTGTTTGGTGACCGGACACGAGTTCTTTTTTGCTGAAAAGAGCCATTTCTCGATGCTGTCTCTGTCGTAGGTTATTCCGGTAGAGACTATCACCGGATCTTTCATGATCTCTAGAGAGATGGGGCAAATGAAGAACGGAGGAATCTCGATCTCTTCATCCATCGAGAGGTTACGAGTTTGACGAGAGCTCTAATGAGTTATATTGATCAAAGAAGGTAAGGAAACAAACACAAGAGTATACTATATATATGTATCTTGCTACGAGGTGTAGTATTTGGATTTAGGGAGGATGTGAATTGGTTTGAATAGGTTAGGAAGAAGAGAGAGAGGAGCTTGGAGGCTTTAAATATAGAGGAATTGGCAGAAATTCACAGCTATTAAAAAGTCAATACACGGAAAATACAAATACTTTTTCATATACTCTTTGTAAAACTGTCCTTATTTAAGTTTATTGGTATTATATTCTAATGGAACGAACGAGGAACATAAATTTGACTTCCTTTTTTTCTTTACTCACATGCCATAATTGATTGTTTCTTCCTATCTTTTTAGGTTTTACACATTTTTTTGCCACCCCTTTTGACTTCTGATTTTGTTCTTGGGGCGTCGTAAAAGGAAATAGTAACGGTACAAATATGCTAGTTCCATTGTATAAACTTTTGGATAATTTAGCAAAATCGTTAATAAAGGTTTGATGAAATTCTTGACACAATCTGTTTCTTCAATTTGAACTAACTATAGATATGTCTATAGCACGATACATCATACAATCAATTGATAAGAGGAAACTGTACGTCGAAATTAATTTTGAAAACTATTTAAATTCTCATACTGAAAATATAGCCCATCAAATAATATGAAAATAACAATCACTATAAAAAAATCTTATAAACACCGGATAATATAGAAGAACTGCATTATTACAAAAACGAAGGATATTTTAAATTATTTATCTGCATTTCAACGTCGTTTACAATTTCCACGACTGCAGTTACAACTTTCTAATTTAAAAAGATTGTTTTCCTTTGATTGTTTCTTCTTTTGTTACCGACAAAACCTAATTAAGTGCCATTAACGGTCGACTTTTAGACCCATACAAACTTATATCGTTATGTTCAACCTTTTTCTAGGCTCTTCTACAAAAGTTCGAATATTAACATCTCATTAAAATGAAGCCCTTTTACAAAAAAAAAAAAAAAAAAATCTCATTAAAATGTCTTTGGTGATATTTCATATTTAATTTACTTTGACAACTTTGTGACGTGCTATATATTGTAAACGTCTGCCTATTAAAAATGTGAAAGTCTAACAAAATGGACAATATTTGATTATTTTTTATGAGAAACAACCACTATAGTCGATCATGTTCTTGTCGTATTATTGAGTTTCTGACAGCAAATGCTTTACTAAAAAATAGTGTATGATTAAACGATAAAACCATATAAAACAATTAGTCGATTCTCACTGATCAAAATTTCAAATCCAACTCTCAACATAAAACTTCAAAGTGGACTTCAGAATTTCGAATATATGTTAATTAAATATTTATCATCATGAAATGTTAACTCTAGAAATTAAACCATTTTTAGTTAGTGTCAATATAGTTTTAAAGTGAGGATCGTGAAGTGGTACGTATTGGGATGAAATTTTCTACAAATCAATAATCATCTACGAATAAGATCAATCAAATATACTTATATGTAGCCCAAAACGCATCATATTACGGCTGGATTCAATTCAGTAGCGTGGAGCTTCAACTTATTATACCAAACTCACACAAAAAGTTTTTTTTTAAAATACCACACACACAAAAAGTTAACACGGTTTCAAATATATTACCACTATATATATATGCATGAATGTGCATGCCTGTATGGCTGTATTGGACCTTCCTTAAAATAACAAAATATAATATTCTATATTCATGCAAACTAGTTCACTAATTTTTTTGACCACTCAGTCAAAAAGAAAAATTATTTGACCAAACTCTTTTAGCAATATAAAATAATTTAATCTTATACCATGTTTATCCCTGATCTTTAATGAGTTTCTTAATGCTAATAAGTGATTTAATTAAATGAAAACAAAATAAATGAGGTATTACGGATCCTTAGAGCAACATTATCCATAGTACCCCTAATGGGGTGCTTAATCATTTTTTAGTATTAAATATGTGTTAAGCATTTGATTAAGAAACTTTTATATTTTGCACCTTCAATGCAAAGTGCTTATTTTAGGGTGCTTAATAAAATAAAATATTAAACATTGTTTTATTTTAAATAAAATTTATCAAATTAAAGCACTAAAAGAGAGAACCACTTTCACAAGTATCGGATGTTTGCAAGGAGGAATAATCTTGAAAAACAAAATCAACAAACTGAACTTTAGATTCTATCATCTTTCTTTTCTAAATCTCCAAAGCTAAATCAAGTTTTCCCTATTACATAAGTCCCATGAACATAAGTAAAAGACATTCAAGTAAAAAAAGTATAAGCCATTTAAAGTAAAAGACATCAAATTTCAGCAAACACACTATTTAGTAAAGGAGTTACAGAGATACAGAGGCATCAAGGGCCAAAACGGTTAAAAGAAAATGTCACCTTGAGCCCTTAACGAGGAATAAATAGATGGATCATCATTCCGCTCACTCAGGCACGTTCATCATTCACGTGGTTTGGAACCTCGGGTTGGTTGTCTAGTGGCATGTACTGTGCCATTATTGCTCTAGTCCATGTATTGCTGTGAAACAAAGGACACATGACAATGTTTTAATACACATCTCAGGCCACAAAACAAAAACAAAAAGATTAATCTTGGGCTTTTACCACAACACNNNNNNNNCTTCCACTCCCAATGCTCCACTCTGACCCGAAACACAAACATAAGCATTTAGATTCATCATAAACGAAGACAGGAAACACAAACATAAGCTTCTTCAGAGACAGGAAACAAGTGATTCATACACCTTCCCTTACTTTATTTAGCAACAATGTCGCCTCCCTCTCGTTGATAACTTGATTTCACCTTCAGATTCTTGATAATGCAGTCGTCAAGCTTAGTCGTTACCATTACAGATTCATGACGACGGAAGAGGTTTCTTCAAGTTTTCTTATTTTTTTCACAGAGAAAGAGAAAAAGATCATCCCAACATTTAGATACATTATTATGAATCTTAAGCAAAAGATTAAACAACCATACTTCTCGATGTGGTAGGAGGTAATCACACATCAAAGCATCATCTTTTATTCCTAATCTAACTCTACCATTTCGAAACAGAGATACACTTCGAATTCAAAGCATCATCTTTTATTCCCTTGCGATTTCAATGTACATAAACGTCTCTAGGATTCAAAGATTCCATCTCTGTTTTGCCTTTTGATTCCTAATCTAACTCTACCATATTGAACACACCACACGCAAGCAGCAAAACCAATAAGCTAACTTTCATGAGAATCGATTAACATATAAAGCATCAGATCTTGAACCGAGGTCGAATATTAAGAACCAAAGTTTTGATTTTTTTTCCAAGTTCTCATTGACAATCTCCGGCGGAAAACATAGCTGTATAAAGAAAATAAGAACGATTACCTCATCCTCTATGGCTGATCTGAAGACGAACGATGAGAGGGTTTGGTTGGGTAGGAGAAGGAGAAGGAATCGAGGTTTATGGAATTGAATAAGTTCAACGAACCTGGACATGCGACGGCAACAAGCTGGAAAGCCACCTTGTTTGAATGGTGTTGTCCGTCAAGAGAGAGATGTCTGTTGAGAGAGAGAGATTCGGAGAGAAGAAGGCATAATTAAGCACCGTCGCTTGTGCAGCTTAATTAAGCACCGTCGCTTCCCTTAATACATTATTTTCTTTTTATTTTAAATCCGAAAATCACTAAGCACTCCCCTAAGCTACTGCGTTAATGGTGCTCTTAGATTGGGAATTTGGTGATCGATTATTAAGGGGTTTCAGAATCCACGTGTCAACACAAGAGGTAAAGTATTTTTTTTTTCTATTTTCTTTTCTCTCTTTCTTCATTTTTGCTCTTCGTCTTCGTCTCTTGGTTTCTCCGTTTGAGACGAAGGATCGAAACCGAGGACCGATCGAAACAACCACTGATCCTCCATCTTCGTTCTCATCTTCTCCGTGACGAAACCCACCACCGATCGTCCGCCTTCTCTGTTTCGATCCTTCGTCTTCTCTCGTTTTGATCGTCGATTTGTGTGGGAATATTGACGGGCTACACAGAGACCTTACACAAGATGCTTAATCAAATCTTAGGTACCTTTGTTTTTTCTTACTCCATGTATCCAGAACGTATGGTCAAGGCTTTACATTATACCCAACATGCCTCCTGGAAGCAACTATCTCTACTCAATTGATTTATAAGAAGAGAGATCCATTGTTTTGTTTTCTGCAGGAAGTTTTACGAATTGGTTGCCTTACTTGTTGGGCGTGCTGGGCATTTTCACGGTAGTAACTATGTTCGCTGTTGTTGTTACTGAGGGATGCAGGAATATAAAGCTACAATATTATGTTTGAAACATTATTGCTTCGTTTGGTGTATTTACCATCTTAAGGTTGTCTAATAAGATGATTTTATTGTTTTTTAGCATTGTGGGTTCAGCGTTTTTGTTACACGTGAAGGAGATATTAAACCCCGAAAGCACAGTTGGGGCACCGTCATGGGTTTACTACTCAGTCTATGAGTTTTTCGTGTTTCTCTTCAACATCTTTGACATTGTGAGTGTTACTTACTCTTTTTTTTTTCTCGGTCTGAGTTTCAATCTTCTATGAACATTAAACATGATTAGTTGTTTTGTCATGTAGGCCAACTTGCCTAAGGAAATAGCCGATTATTTAAACAAAATGGGAGCGAGAATACCAAACATAAAGCCTGGGAAAGCCACAATCGAGTACCTAACGAAGATACAAGCATCAACCAGATTTTGGGATAAAGCTAAGTTGTCGTTGTTGCATTGTAGACTTTGCTCATTATAACCAAGTTTTGCTTTGGTTTTGATTTGAATCAGGAGGACAACTGTTGAGGTTTTTGGCAACATCATCTAGTGTACTTGACCACTATCTACGCAGCATATCGGGTTTACGTCGGTTTTAATCAGCGTAAGTGTTCTTTCTCCATTCAGTATCATTCACTTAAACCATTCTGATTTCATGTTTGTTGATATCTCTGTTGATTGGTTTCTACAGGTTGGTTCCATCATTGAACTCAGAAGATCTTACCATGCCTACAATGTAATGCCGAGTTTGAGCAAAGCTTTGAAGATGTATGGTGTATGATGGGGATTCAAGAAACATGAGAGATGATTATATATGTTTGTTGTTTAGAGTTTCTGTAACTTTTTCTTGTTTTAGATTAGGTAGATTATTTGT
Proteins encoded in this window:
- the LOC106340073 gene encoding uncharacterized protein LOC106340073, coding for MMQRLLPFAFFALLPRNVHEAIARISAFFRDLCSRSLTSDGIRNLEVKIPVILCNLEKIFPPSFFDVMEHLAIHLAREAALGGPVQYRWMYLYERFMFHLKKKVKNLSKVEGSIVAQCINEETSNFAEYYFPSEVRTKSRRPARHDDRGERATYYVYVPNMFTQIGRHSGKSTDRILTVAEHAHLHTYLLTNCEDILEYESIYLAEMRLKYPDATEEQLEQLKQNNFATWLSDYVSHCLATGNPPKDWLREIVCGPKFVAKSYPRYCTRGYAFRVLKENTVRRTIDCGVSSSSGDDVYYGNVREILEIQYPGMIGMRCIVFNCEWYDNVVGRGVSTDAFGVTSVHSRRRLDFYDPFILASQADQVCYIRYPRIRQRNDPWIVVMSINPRSRVQGVFDPLQQQLTEEDGEIGEFDEDNSDSSCSSSDNSSDGE
- the LOC106340185 gene encoding E3 ubiquitin-protein ligase PUB23-like yields the protein MDEEIEIPPFFICPISLEIMKDPVIVSTGITYDRDSIEKWLFSAKKNSCPVTKQDITDADLTPNHTLRRLIQSWCTLNASHGVERIPTPRPPISKSEIEKLLKDSASSHQNLAKCLKRLRHIVSENASNKRCLEAAGVPEFLATVVSNKDSSMILTDEALSLLYHLDTSETGLKNLLNSKKGNDIVNSLMKIMQRGIYESRAYATLLLKNILEVADPMQIMTLKPAVFTEVVQILDDRISHKATKSALHILVNVCPWGRNRHKAVEAGVISMIIELLMDESFSSDRRGPEMAMVVLDLLCQCAEGRAEFLNHGAAIAVVCKKILRISQTASDRAVRVLFSVGRFCATPALLNEMLQLGVVGKLCLVLQVSCGSKTKEKAKELLKLHAKAWKESPCLTRNMILAYPS